The Oncorhynchus mykiss isolate Arlee chromosome 30, USDA_OmykA_1.1, whole genome shotgun sequence genome includes a window with the following:
- the LOC110515334 gene encoding vitellogenin-like isoform X2, translating to MKDFGLAYTEKCVECRQRGEALMGAATYNYLMKPADNGALILEATVTELHQFTPFNEMSGAAQMEAKQMLTFVEIKKDPIIVPDNNYVHRGSIRYEFATEILQMPIQLLKISNARAQAVKILNHLVTYNTAPVHEDAPLKFLQFIQLLRMASSETINAIWAEFKAKPAYRNWILDAVPSIGSSVAVRFIKEKFLAGDITIFEAAQALVAAVHMVAADLETVKLVESLAFNHKIQTHPVLRELTMLGYGTMVSKYCVEHPNCPAELVKPIHELAVQAVANSKFEELSMVLKALGNAGHPASIKPITKLLPVFGTAAAALPLRVQADAVLALRNIAKREPRMVQEVAVQLFMDKALHPELRMLACIVLFETKPPMGLVITLASILKTEKNMQVASFTYSHMMSLTRSTAPDFASVAAACNVAVKMLSNKFRRLSCHFSQAIHLDAYSNPLRIGAAASAFYINDAATLFPRTVVAKARTYFAGAAADVLEVGVRTEGIQEALLKLPPAPENADRITKMRRVIKALSDWRSLATSKPLASIYVKFFGQEIAFANIDKSIIDQALQLANSPSAHALGRNALKALLAGATFQYVKPLLAAEVRRIFPTAVGLPMELSYYTAAVAKAYVNVRATLTPALPETFHAAQLLKTNIELHAEVRPSIVMHTFAVMGVNTAFIQAAIMARAKVRTIVPAKFAAQLDIANGNFKFEAFPVSPPEHIAAAHIETFAVARNVEDVPAERITPLIPAQGVARSTQQSRDKLTSMIADSAASFAGSLSRSSEILYSDLPSNFKPIIKAIVVHLEETICVERLGVKACFEFTSESAAFIRNTLFYNMIGKHSVLISVKPSASEPAIERLEFEVQVGPKAAEKIIKVITMNEEEEAPEGKTVLLKLKKILLPDLKNGTRASSSSSSSSSSSSRSSSSRSRSRKSESSSSSSSSSSRISKRDGPDQPYNPNDRKFKKNHKDSQSTSNVISRSKSSASSFHAIYKQDKFLGNKLAPMVIILFRLVRADHKIEGYQVTAYLNKATSRLQIIMAALDENDNWKLCADGVLLSKHKVTAKIAWGAECKDYNTFITAETGLVGPSPAVRLRLSWDKLPKVPKAVWRYVRIVSEFIPGYIPYYLADLVPMQKDKNNEKQIQFTVVATSERTLDVILKTPKMTLYKLGVNLPCSLPFESMTDLSPFDDNIVNKIHYLFSEVNAVKCSMVRDTLTTFNNKKYKINMPLSCYQVLAQDCTTELKFMVLLKKDHASEQNHINVKISDIDVDLYTEDHGVIVKVNEMEISNDNLPYKDPSGSIKIDRKGKGVSLYAPSHGLQEVYFDKYSWKIKVVDWMKGQTCGLCGKADGENRQEYRTPSGRLTKSSVSFAHSWVLPSDSCRDASECLMKLESVKLEKQVIVDDRESKCYSVEPVLRCLPGCLPVRTTPITIGFHCLPVDSNLNRSEGLSSIYEKSVDLMEKAEAHVACRCSEQCM from the exons AGATGTCAGGAGCTGCCCAAATGGAAGCAAA ACAAATGTTGACTTTCGTTGAGATCAAGAAGGATCCAATTATTGTCCCCGATAATAACTATGTTCACCGTGGATCCATCCGGTATGAGTTTGCCACTGAGATTCTCCAGATGCCCATTCAGCTCCTTAAGATCAGCAACGCACGTGCTCAG GCTGTGAAGATCCTGAATCATCTGGTCACATACAACACGGCACCGGTCCATGAAGATGCTCCTCTTAAGTTTCTGCAGTTTATTCAGCTCCTGCGCATGGCAAGCTCTGAGACTATTAATGCCATCTGGGCTGAGTTCAAGGCCAAACCAGCttacag aaactggatcctggatgctgTCCCCTCTATCGGAAGTTCAGTGGCTGTGAGATTCATCAAGGAGAAGTTTTTGGCTGGTGACATCACTATTTTTGAGGCTGCTCAGGCTCTGGTTGCCGCTGTGCATATGGTGGCTGCTGATCTGGAGACTGTCAAGCTTGTTGAA AGCCTGGCTTTCAACCACAAGATTCAGACACACCCAGTTCTACGTGAGCTCACCATGCTTGGTTATGGTACCATGGTTTCCAAATACTGTGTTGAACATCCCAACTGCCCCGCTGAACTTGTGAAG CCCATCCACGAACTTGCTGTTCAGGCTGTTGCTAATAGCAAATTTGAGGAACTCTCCATGGTTCTTAAAGCTCTGGGTAATGCTGGCCATCCTGCTAGCATTAAACCAATCACAAAGCTCCTGCCCGTGTTTGGAACTGCAGCTGCTGCTCTGCCCCTGAGAGTCCAGGCTGATGCAGTTTTGGCCCTGAGGAACATTGCTAAGAGGGAGCCTAGAATG GTCCAGGAAGTTGCTGTGCAGTTGTTCATGGACAAGGCTCTCCACCCAGAGCTCCGCATGCTTGCCTGCATTGTTCTGTTTGAGACAAAGCCCCCAATGGGCCTGGTGATTACTTTAGCTAGCATTCTGAAAACAGAGAAAAATATGCAGGTGGCTAGCTTCACCTACTCTCACATGATGTCCCTGACCAGGAGCACCGCCCCTGACTTTGCCTCAGT TGCTGCTGCCTGCAATGTTGCTGTCAAGATGCTCAGCAACAAATTTAGAAGATTGAGCTGCCACTTCAGTCAAGCCATCCACCTGGATGCCTATTCCA ATCCCCTGAGGATTGGTGCTGCTGCCAGTGCTTTCTACATCAACGATGCTGCCACCCTTTTCCCCAGAACTGTCGTGGCCAAAGCTCGCACCTACTTTGCTGGAGCAGCTGCTGATGTTCTTGAG GTTGGAGTGAGAACTGAGGGAATCCAGGAGGCTCTTCTGAAATTACCCCCAGCTCCTGAAAATGCTGACAGGATCACCAAGATGAGGCGTGTCATTAAGGCT CTGTCTGACTGGAGGTCCCTAGCCACAAGCAAGCCCCTAGCCTCCATATATGTGAAGTTCTTTGGTCAGGAAATTGCCTTTGCCAACATCGACAAGTCCATCATCGATCAGGCACTTCAG CTTGCCAACAGTCCTTCTGCACACGCTTTGGGAAGAAATGCCTTGAAGGCACTGTTGGCTGGAGCAACTTTCCAGTATGTTAAGCCCCTGCTGGCTGCAGAGGTGCGTCGCATCTTCCCCACCGCTGTTGGTTTGCCCATGGAGCTCAGTTACTACACTGCTGCTGTCGCTAAAGCATACGTCAATG TCCGTGCCACTCTGACACCTGCTCTGCCTGAAACCTTCCATGCTGCCCAGCTATTGAAAACAAACATTGAGCTACACGCCGAAGTTAGACCAAG CATTGTCATGCATACATTTGCTGTGATGGGAGTGAACACTGCATTCATCCAGGCTGCTATTATGGCAAGAGCTAAGGTCCGCACAATTGTCCCTGCAAAATTTGCAGCACAGCTTGACATCGCTAATGGCAACTTCAAGTTTGAAGCTTTCCCTGTTTCCCCTCCTGAGCATATTGCTGCCGCACA CATTGAGACCTTTGCTGTGGCAAGAAATGTGGAGGATGTCCCAGCCGAGAGAATAACTCCCTTGATTCCTGCCCAAGGAGTAGCAAGAAGCACACAGCAGTCCAGGGATAAGTTAACATCTATGATTGCAGATTCTGCTGCCTCTTTTGCTGGAAGTTTG TCAAGATCTTCCGAGATCCTCTATTCTGATTTGCCATCCAACTTCAAGCCCATCATTAAGGCAATTGTAGTCCATCTTGAGGAGACAATCTGTGTCGAAAGGCTTGGAGTCAAAGCATGCTTTGAATTTACCTCAGAGAGTGCTGCCTTCATCAGAAACACTcttttctacaacatgattggaaaGCATTCAGTCCTTATTTCTGTGAAACCAT CAGCATCTGAACCCGCCATCGAGAGGCTGGAGTTTGAAGTGCAAGTTGGACCCAAGGCTGCAGAAAAGATTATCAAAGTCATCACCATGAACGAAGAGGAGGAAGCTCCCGAGGGAAAAACTGTACTGTTGAAGCTCAAGAAAATTCTGCTGCCTGATCTGAAGAACGGCACCAGAGCTTCCTCTAGTTCCAGCAGCTCTAGTTCCAGCAGCTCTCGCTCTAGTAGTTCCCGCTCTAGATCCAGAAAATCAGAGAGCAGCAGCTCTTCCAGCTCCTCCAGCTCTCGCATCTCCAAG CGTGACGGCCCCGACCAGCCTTACAACCCCAACGACCGCAAATTCAAAAAGAATCACAAG GACTCTCAATCCACCTCCAATGTCATCTCCAGAAGCAAGAGCAGTGCCTCTAGCTTCCATGCCATCTACAAGCAG GACAAATTCCTTGGCAATAAACTTGCCCCTATGGTGATCATCCTCTTCCGTTTAGTGAGAGCTGACCATAAGATAGAGGGATACCAGGTTACTGCTTACTTGAACAAAGCTACTTCCAGACTGCAGATCATTATGGCTGCCCTTGATGAGAACGACAACTGGAAACTGTGTGCTGATGGTGTTCTGCTCAGCAAACACAAAGTCACT GCCAAGATTGCTTGGGGGGCAGAGTGCAAGGATTATAACACCTTTATCACTGCTGAGACTGGTCTTGTTGGTCCAAGCCCTGCAGTTCGTCTGAGGTTGTCTTGGGACAAACTCCCCAAGGTTCCCAAGGCTGTTTGGCGCTATGTTAGGAT CGTGTCTGAATTCATCCCTGGGTACATCCCATATTACCTGGCTGACTTGGTTCCAATGCAAAAAGACAAAAATAATGAGAAACAGATTCAATTCACTGTGGTTGCCACATCTGAAAGGACCCTGGATGTCATTCTGAAAACACCCAAG ATGACACTGTATAAACTGGGTGTGAACCTCCCCTGTTCTCTGCCATTTGAGTCTATGACTGATCTTTCTCCCTTTGATGACAACATTGTTAACAAAATCCACTACTTGTTTTCTGAAGTCAACGCAG TTAAATGTAGCATGGTCAGAGACACATTGACAACATTTAACAACAAGAAGTACAAGATCAACATGCCTCTCTCCTGCTACCAAGTTTTGGCTCAGGATTGCACCACAGAGCTCAAATTCATGGTTCTGCTGAAGAAGGATCATGCATCTGAACAAAACCACATCAATGTGAAAATCTCTGACAT CGATGTTGACCTGTACACTGAAGACCATGGTGTGATAGTGAAGGTCAATGAAATGGAAATTTCCAACGACAACCTCCCATACAAGGACCCCTCAG GTTCTATCAAGATCGATCGGAAGGGTAAAGGCGTGTCTCTCTATGCCCCAAGCCATGGTCTCCAAGAAGTCTACTTTGATAAGTACTCATGGAAG ATTAAAGTTGTGGACTGGATGAAGGGACAGACCTGTGGACTCTGTGGAAAGGCTGATGGCGAAAACAGACAGGAGTACCGTACACCCAGTGGCCGCCTGACCAAGAGCTCAGTCAGCTTTGCCCATTCCTGGGTGCTTCCTTCTGATAGCTGCCGCGATGCGTCTG AATGTCTCATGAAGCTCGAGTCTGTGAAGCTGGAGAAGCAGGTGATTGTTGATGACAGGGAGTCCAAATGCTACTCTGTTGAGCCTGTGCTGCGCTGTCTGCCTGGATGCCTCCCAGTGAGGACCACCCCCATCACCATCGGTTTCCACTGCCTGCCCGTCG ATTCCAACCTGAACCGCTCTGAAGGTCTGAGCAGCATCTATGAGAAGAGTGTGGACCTGATGGAGAAGGCAGAAGCCCATGTGGCCTGTCGCTGCTCTGAGCAGTGCATGTAG
- the LOC110515334 gene encoding vitellogenin-like isoform X1, with product MTENLFFRNWILDAVPSIGSSVAVRFIKEKFLAGDITIFEAAQALVAAVHMVAADLETVKLVESLAFNHKIQTHPVLRELTMLGYGTMVSKYCVEHPNCPAELVKPIHELAVQAVANSKFEELSMVLKALGNAGHPASIKPITKLLPVFGTAAAALPLRVQADAVLALRNIAKREPRMVQEVAVQLFMDKALHPELRMLACIVLFETKPPMGLVITLASILKTEKNMQVASFTYSHMMSLTRSTAPDFASVAAACNVAVKMLSNKFRRLSCHFSQAIHLDAYSNPLRIGAAASAFYINDAATLFPRTVVAKARTYFAGAAADVLEVGVRTEGIQEALLKLPPAPENADRITKMRRVIKALSDWRSLATSKPLASIYVKFFGQEIAFANIDKSIIDQALQLANSPSAHALGRNALKALLAGATFQYVKPLLAAEVRRIFPTAVGLPMELSYYTAAVAKAYVNVRATLTPALPETFHAAQLLKTNIELHAEVRPSIVMHTFAVMGVNTAFIQAAIMARAKVRTIVPAKFAAQLDIANGNFKFEAFPVSPPEHIAAAHIETFAVARNVEDVPAERITPLIPAQGVARSTQQSRDKLTSMIADSAASFAGSLSRSSEILYSDLPSNFKPIIKAIVVHLEETICVERLGVKACFEFTSESAAFIRNTLFYNMIGKHSVLISVKPSSEPAIERLEFEVQVGPKAAEKIIKVITMNEEEEAPEGKTVLLKLKKILLPDLKNGTRASSSSSSSSSSSSRSSSSRSRSRKSESSSSSSSSSSRISKRDGPDQPYNPNDRKFKKNHKDSQSTSNVISRSKSSASSFHAIYKQDKFLGNKLAPMVIILFRLVRADHKIEGYQVTAYLNKATSRLQIIMAALDENDNWKLCADGVLLSKHKVTAKIAWGAECKDYNTFITAETGLVGPSPAVRLRLSWDKLPKVPKAVWRYVRIVSEFIPGYIPYYLADLVPMQKDKNNEKQIQFTVVATSERTLDVILKTPKMTLYKLGVNLPCSLPFESMTDLSPFDDNIVNKIHYLFSEVNAVKCSMVRDTLTTFNNKKYKINMPLSCYQVLAQDCTTELKFMVLLKKDHASEQNHINVKISDIDVDLYTEDHGVIVKVNEMEISNDNLPYKDPSGSIKIDRKGKGVSLYAPSHGLQEVYFDKYSWKIKVVDWMKGQTCGLCGKADGENRQEYRTPSGRLTKSSVSFAHSWVLPSDSCRDASECLMKLESVKLEKQVIVDDRESKCYSVEPVLRCLPGCLPVRTTPITIGFHCLPVDSNLNRSEGLSSIYEKSVDLMEKAEAHVACRCSEQCM from the exons ATGACAGAAAACCTTTTTTTcagaaactggatcctggatgctgTCCCCTCTATCGGAAGTTCAGTGGCTGTGAGATTCATCAAGGAGAAGTTTTTGGCTGGTGACATCACTATTTTTGAGGCTGCTCAGGCTCTGGTTGCCGCTGTGCATATGGTGGCTGCTGATCTGGAGACTGTCAAGCTTGTTGAA AGCCTGGCTTTCAACCACAAGATTCAGACACACCCAGTTCTACGTGAGCTCACCATGCTTGGTTATGGTACCATGGTTTCCAAATACTGTGTTGAACATCCCAACTGCCCCGCTGAACTTGTGAAG CCCATCCACGAACTTGCTGTTCAGGCTGTTGCTAATAGCAAATTTGAGGAACTCTCCATGGTTCTTAAAGCTCTGGGTAATGCTGGCCATCCTGCTAGCATTAAACCAATCACAAAGCTCCTGCCCGTGTTTGGAACTGCAGCTGCTGCTCTGCCCCTGAGAGTCCAGGCTGATGCAGTTTTGGCCCTGAGGAACATTGCTAAGAGGGAGCCTAGAATG GTCCAGGAAGTTGCTGTGCAGTTGTTCATGGACAAGGCTCTCCACCCAGAGCTCCGCATGCTTGCCTGCATTGTTCTGTTTGAGACAAAGCCCCCAATGGGCCTGGTGATTACTTTAGCTAGCATTCTGAAAACAGAGAAAAATATGCAGGTGGCTAGCTTCACCTACTCTCACATGATGTCCCTGACCAGGAGCACCGCCCCTGACTTTGCCTCAGT TGCTGCTGCCTGCAATGTTGCTGTCAAGATGCTCAGCAACAAATTTAGAAGATTGAGCTGCCACTTCAGTCAAGCCATCCACCTGGATGCCTATTCCA ATCCCCTGAGGATTGGTGCTGCTGCCAGTGCTTTCTACATCAACGATGCTGCCACCCTTTTCCCCAGAACTGTCGTGGCCAAAGCTCGCACCTACTTTGCTGGAGCAGCTGCTGATGTTCTTGAG GTTGGAGTGAGAACTGAGGGAATCCAGGAGGCTCTTCTGAAATTACCCCCAGCTCCTGAAAATGCTGACAGGATCACCAAGATGAGGCGTGTCATTAAGGCT CTGTCTGACTGGAGGTCCCTAGCCACAAGCAAGCCCCTAGCCTCCATATATGTGAAGTTCTTTGGTCAGGAAATTGCCTTTGCCAACATCGACAAGTCCATCATCGATCAGGCACTTCAG CTTGCCAACAGTCCTTCTGCACACGCTTTGGGAAGAAATGCCTTGAAGGCACTGTTGGCTGGAGCAACTTTCCAGTATGTTAAGCCCCTGCTGGCTGCAGAGGTGCGTCGCATCTTCCCCACCGCTGTTGGTTTGCCCATGGAGCTCAGTTACTACACTGCTGCTGTCGCTAAAGCATACGTCAATG TCCGTGCCACTCTGACACCTGCTCTGCCTGAAACCTTCCATGCTGCCCAGCTATTGAAAACAAACATTGAGCTACACGCCGAAGTTAGACCAAG CATTGTCATGCATACATTTGCTGTGATGGGAGTGAACACTGCATTCATCCAGGCTGCTATTATGGCAAGAGCTAAGGTCCGCACAATTGTCCCTGCAAAATTTGCAGCACAGCTTGACATCGCTAATGGCAACTTCAAGTTTGAAGCTTTCCCTGTTTCCCCTCCTGAGCATATTGCTGCCGCACA CATTGAGACCTTTGCTGTGGCAAGAAATGTGGAGGATGTCCCAGCCGAGAGAATAACTCCCTTGATTCCTGCCCAAGGAGTAGCAAGAAGCACACAGCAGTCCAGGGATAAGTTAACATCTATGATTGCAGATTCTGCTGCCTCTTTTGCTGGAAGTTTG TCAAGATCTTCCGAGATCCTCTATTCTGATTTGCCATCCAACTTCAAGCCCATCATTAAGGCAATTGTAGTCCATCTTGAGGAGACAATCTGTGTCGAAAGGCTTGGAGTCAAAGCATGCTTTGAATTTACCTCAGAGAGTGCTGCCTTCATCAGAAACACTcttttctacaacatgattggaaaGCATTCAGTCCTTATTTCTGTGAAACCAT CATCTGAACCCGCCATCGAGAGGCTGGAGTTTGAAGTGCAAGTTGGACCCAAGGCTGCAGAAAAGATTATCAAAGTCATCACCATGAACGAAGAGGAGGAAGCTCCCGAGGGAAAAACTGTACTGTTGAAGCTCAAGAAAATTCTGCTGCCTGATCTGAAGAACGGCACCAGAGCTTCCTCTAGTTCCAGCAGCTCTAGTTCCAGCAGCTCTCGCTCTAGTAGTTCCCGCTCTAGATCCAGAAAATCAGAGAGCAGCAGCTCTTCCAGCTCCTCCAGCTCTCGCATCTCCAAG CGTGACGGCCCCGACCAGCCTTACAACCCCAACGACCGCAAATTCAAAAAGAATCACAAG GACTCTCAATCCACCTCCAATGTCATCTCCAGAAGCAAGAGCAGTGCCTCTAGCTTCCATGCCATCTACAAGCAG GACAAATTCCTTGGCAATAAACTTGCCCCTATGGTGATCATCCTCTTCCGTTTAGTGAGAGCTGACCATAAGATAGAGGGATACCAGGTTACTGCTTACTTGAACAAAGCTACTTCCAGACTGCAGATCATTATGGCTGCCCTTGATGAGAACGACAACTGGAAACTGTGTGCTGATGGTGTTCTGCTCAGCAAACACAAAGTCACT GCCAAGATTGCTTGGGGGGCAGAGTGCAAGGATTATAACACCTTTATCACTGCTGAGACTGGTCTTGTTGGTCCAAGCCCTGCAGTTCGTCTGAGGTTGTCTTGGGACAAACTCCCCAAGGTTCCCAAGGCTGTTTGGCGCTATGTTAGGAT CGTGTCTGAATTCATCCCTGGGTACATCCCATATTACCTGGCTGACTTGGTTCCAATGCAAAAAGACAAAAATAATGAGAAACAGATTCAATTCACTGTGGTTGCCACATCTGAAAGGACCCTGGATGTCATTCTGAAAACACCCAAG ATGACACTGTATAAACTGGGTGTGAACCTCCCCTGTTCTCTGCCATTTGAGTCTATGACTGATCTTTCTCCCTTTGATGACAACATTGTTAACAAAATCCACTACTTGTTTTCTGAAGTCAACGCAG TTAAATGTAGCATGGTCAGAGACACATTGACAACATTTAACAACAAGAAGTACAAGATCAACATGCCTCTCTCCTGCTACCAAGTTTTGGCTCAGGATTGCACCACAGAGCTCAAATTCATGGTTCTGCTGAAGAAGGATCATGCATCTGAACAAAACCACATCAATGTGAAAATCTCTGACAT CGATGTTGACCTGTACACTGAAGACCATGGTGTGATAGTGAAGGTCAATGAAATGGAAATTTCCAACGACAACCTCCCATACAAGGACCCCTCAG GTTCTATCAAGATCGATCGGAAGGGTAAAGGCGTGTCTCTCTATGCCCCAAGCCATGGTCTCCAAGAAGTCTACTTTGATAAGTACTCATGGAAG ATTAAAGTTGTGGACTGGATGAAGGGACAGACCTGTGGACTCTGTGGAAAGGCTGATGGCGAAAACAGACAGGAGTACCGTACACCCAGTGGCCGCCTGACCAAGAGCTCAGTCAGCTTTGCCCATTCCTGGGTGCTTCCTTCTGATAGCTGCCGCGATGCGTCTG AATGTCTCATGAAGCTCGAGTCTGTGAAGCTGGAGAAGCAGGTGATTGTTGATGACAGGGAGTCCAAATGCTACTCTGTTGAGCCTGTGCTGCGCTGTCTGCCTGGATGCCTCCCAGTGAGGACCACCCCCATCACCATCGGTTTCCACTGCCTGCCCGTCG ATTCCAACCTGAACCGCTCTGAAGGTCTGAGCAGCATCTATGAGAAGAGTGTGGACCTGATGGAGAAGGCAGAAGCCCATGTGGCCTGTCGCTGCTCTGAGCAGTGCATGTAG